In Symmachiella dynata, the following are encoded in one genomic region:
- a CDS encoding P-II family nitrogen regulator, which translates to MKKLEAIIRHYKLEDVKNALNEVGIQGMTVSEVRGFGRQRGHKEMYRGAEYTVDFLPKAKVEIVVPDESCQMAIDTIMNVARTGQIGDGKIFVTDLAETIRIRTGESGEEAI; encoded by the coding sequence ATGAAGAAGCTTGAGGCGATCATTCGCCATTACAAATTGGAAGACGTCAAGAACGCACTCAATGAAGTTGGCATTCAGGGCATGACGGTCTCGGAAGTCCGTGGATTCGGACGGCAACGGGGCCACAAGGAGATGTATCGTGGTGCCGAATATACCGTCGATTTCTTGCCCAAGGCAAAGGTCGAAATCGTTGTGCCCGATGAGTCGTGCCAAATGGCAATCGATACGATCATGAACGTGGCCCGCACCGGCCAAATTGGCGACGGTAAAATCTTCGTCACCGACCTCGCCGAAACGATTCGAATCCGCACCGGAGAAAGCGGCGAAGAGGCGATTTGA
- a CDS encoding ammonium transporter, which produces MALFYGGLVRKKNILSVMMQCFFLMGIMSIVWALWGYSLAFGQNIGTGFFGGFVGGTDYLFLDGVIPFMNGDTADVPMAGSIPRSVHMVFQMMFFIITPALIAGAYAERMKFSTMVVFSVLWGTFVYCPIAHWVWADDGWLFNAPYEAFDFAGGTVVHISSGFSALLISIMLGKRIGFGTTPMPPHNLTYTCIGAALLWVGWFGFNAGSAGGANAAAANAFVATHMAAAAGVIAWAGAEWIFRGKPSVLGACSGAVAGLVCITPACGVVNPLHGIILGLCAGLVCYFACATVKSKFGYDDSLDAFGVHGVGGTLGAMLTGVFATPTIAKGAKGLFTDNPSQLINQAISIVAAGALALIGTFILIKILDATMGLRVTEEEEIRGLDVTQHDEEGYIFL; this is translated from the coding sequence TTGGCGTTGTTTTATGGCGGATTGGTCCGCAAAAAAAATATTCTGAGCGTAATGATGCAGTGTTTCTTCCTCATGGGCATCATGTCGATCGTTTGGGCTCTGTGGGGGTACAGTTTAGCATTTGGTCAAAATATCGGCACAGGCTTCTTCGGAGGGTTCGTTGGGGGAACAGATTATCTGTTTCTAGATGGCGTGATTCCCTTCATGAATGGCGATACGGCGGACGTGCCGATGGCAGGCAGTATTCCTCGGTCTGTGCATATGGTGTTTCAGATGATGTTTTTCATTATCACCCCTGCGTTGATTGCTGGAGCCTATGCGGAGCGGATGAAATTCAGCACGATGGTCGTGTTCTCCGTCCTTTGGGGAACATTTGTTTATTGTCCCATTGCGCACTGGGTTTGGGCCGACGACGGTTGGCTGTTCAACGCTCCTTATGAAGCTTTCGATTTCGCTGGAGGTACCGTGGTGCATATCAGCTCCGGATTTTCAGCATTGTTAATTTCGATCATGTTGGGCAAACGGATCGGGTTTGGAACAACGCCGATGCCGCCTCACAACTTGACGTACACGTGCATCGGGGCCGCTCTCCTTTGGGTTGGTTGGTTCGGCTTCAATGCAGGCAGCGCGGGCGGAGCCAACGCGGCCGCCGCTAATGCCTTTGTGGCCACGCACATGGCAGCGGCTGCGGGCGTGATCGCCTGGGCGGGAGCCGAATGGATCTTCCGCGGCAAGCCGTCAGTGCTCGGAGCCTGTTCGGGAGCCGTTGCGGGGCTCGTGTGCATTACGCCCGCCTGCGGCGTGGTCAATCCCCTGCATGGGATCATTCTTGGCCTCTGCGCCGGTCTGGTCTGCTATTTCGCTTGTGCGACCGTGAAATCCAAGTTCGGCTATGACGACTCTTTGGACGCATTCGGAGTCCATGGAGTTGGTGGAACCCTTGGCGCGATGCTTACCGGCGTCTTCGCCACACCCACCATCGCCAAGGGAGCGAAAGGGCTTTTCACCGACAATCCTAGTCAACTCATCAATCAGGCGATCAGTATTGTTGCCGCCGGTGCACTGGCATTGATTGGCACATTCATCCTCATCAAAATTCTTGACGCCACAATGGGATTACGTGTGACCGAAGAGGAAGAAATACGCGGTCTGGATGTTACGCAACACGACGAAGAAGGTTATATCTTCTTGTAA
- the glnD gene encoding [protein-PII] uridylyltransferase, with protein MERGSSLQAAARLSDSKAKVAAIRERARQAHTAKTPAWEVATQLADETETVIVEFFRDMLDGLNPADRRLVEQNTAVVKMGGFGRGEMAPYSDVDLLFLYRGTIDTMLTDALGSVVRNCWDAGIKLGHSVQNLRDAVRLARTDITFATSAIEARLLCGDAQLLNDFRQLFRRKVVDRNLQAFTESCIETRNIERKKFGGTVSQVQPNIKRSPGGLRDLHLMRWIGFARYQVSQVDDLDKVWALAEDDVRLLVEARDFLTRIRCELHFQAGGPQDVLTREEQLRLADVLGYEGRPGLKPVECFMRDYFRYASAIDDLAERLASMDRPRAISARIAERFLPNRTEDIFILSGDQIDVQADHHARLCSDLSLQVSLFALSARTGIDPSPTLLRDIAESHPEDPDEISPETAEEFLSIMTCTGAIESTLRKMYKAGVLEAIIPEMSRARGLLEFNEYHKYTVDEHSLIAVGAIESFHEEPSLLGQVYGEVKRKHLLHLAMLLHDMGKGFEEDHCLVGGQIAAAVAERLHLKESHGDRLVFLVEKHLVMSHLAFRRNINDINEILPFTRDVGSLDMLRMLYVLTAADITAVGPGTWNEWKGGLLAELYERSMLLLSGIRHDVEFNERLSQLRQRVRQYVSGSAVLSATLPGDQWVSTTMDTLPDHFLSSNNVEQVVDDLKQIAALQPKDSLIDWSADPINGTVLYRIVTHDSLAQGCFSKMAGVMAAMGLEIVSAEICTTSDGIVVDKFRVVDPEHPQGTPQVRLGEIKRVIRQVLAGERTVKSLFQTRRSKSDSSLVGPAPSPRIVFDNNSSETCTIIDVFARNRLGLLYAITGALFDLGLSVQLAKISTYGEKAVDVFYVTCENGKQLTDADQLRHVAEELRQRIEDI; from the coding sequence ATGGAACGTGGTTCAAGTCTCCAAGCAGCGGCTCGCCTCAGTGATTCAAAAGCTAAAGTTGCCGCCATTCGCGAGCGCGCCCGGCAAGCCCATACTGCGAAGACTCCCGCCTGGGAGGTTGCCACGCAGTTAGCCGACGAAACCGAAACCGTGATCGTCGAATTCTTTCGCGACATGCTGGACGGGCTAAACCCGGCCGACCGCCGACTTGTGGAACAAAACACGGCAGTTGTGAAGATGGGAGGATTCGGCCGCGGTGAAATGGCCCCCTACTCCGATGTCGACCTGTTGTTTCTGTATCGCGGCACGATCGACACGATGTTGACCGACGCACTGGGAAGTGTCGTGCGGAATTGCTGGGATGCCGGAATCAAACTGGGGCATTCGGTGCAAAATCTACGTGATGCCGTGCGGCTGGCGCGGACCGACATCACCTTCGCCACCTCCGCCATCGAGGCCCGTTTGTTGTGCGGTGACGCGCAGCTGCTCAACGATTTCCGACAACTGTTTCGTCGCAAAGTCGTCGATCGCAATCTGCAGGCATTCACGGAATCGTGCATCGAGACACGCAACATTGAGCGCAAAAAGTTCGGCGGAACCGTCAGCCAGGTTCAACCCAACATCAAACGCTCGCCGGGGGGACTGCGTGATTTGCACCTGATGCGCTGGATTGGATTCGCCCGCTACCAGGTCTCCCAAGTCGACGATCTAGACAAGGTGTGGGCCTTGGCCGAGGATGACGTTCGCTTGTTGGTCGAAGCTCGCGATTTCTTGACCCGCATTCGCTGCGAATTGCATTTTCAAGCCGGGGGCCCGCAGGATGTGCTTACGCGCGAAGAACAGTTGCGGCTGGCCGACGTGCTGGGCTATGAAGGACGGCCTGGACTGAAGCCGGTCGAATGTTTCATGCGTGACTACTTTCGCTATGCTTCGGCGATCGACGATCTGGCCGAGCGATTGGCGTCGATGGATCGACCGCGCGCGATCAGCGCCCGCATTGCCGAACGTTTCTTGCCCAATCGCACCGAGGACATCTTCATTCTCAGCGGCGACCAGATCGATGTGCAAGCCGACCACCACGCGCGCCTGTGCAGCGATTTGAGTTTGCAGGTCAGTCTGTTTGCATTGTCGGCCCGCACGGGGATCGATCCCTCCCCAACATTGTTGCGCGATATCGCCGAAAGCCATCCCGAAGATCCGGACGAAATCTCGCCCGAAACGGCCGAGGAATTCCTCTCCATTATGACTTGCACCGGAGCGATCGAATCGACGCTACGGAAAATGTATAAGGCGGGCGTGTTGGAAGCCATCATTCCCGAGATGTCACGAGCACGCGGGCTATTGGAATTCAACGAATATCACAAATACACGGTCGACGAACACTCGCTCATCGCCGTGGGGGCCATCGAATCGTTTCACGAAGAGCCGAGTTTGTTGGGGCAGGTTTACGGCGAGGTCAAACGCAAGCATCTGCTGCATTTGGCCATGCTGTTGCACGATATGGGCAAGGGCTTCGAGGAAGACCATTGCTTGGTTGGCGGACAAATCGCCGCAGCTGTGGCCGAACGACTGCACCTCAAAGAGTCACACGGCGACCGGTTGGTGTTCTTGGTCGAAAAACATCTGGTGATGTCGCATCTGGCCTTCCGCAGAAACATCAATGACATCAACGAGATTTTGCCTTTCACCCGCGACGTAGGCAGCTTGGATATGCTGCGGATGTTGTACGTACTCACCGCTGCGGATATTACGGCGGTCGGGCCGGGCACATGGAACGAATGGAAGGGAGGCTTGCTGGCCGAATTGTACGAACGGTCCATGCTTCTGTTGAGTGGCATCCGGCACGATGTTGAATTCAACGAACGGCTCAGTCAATTACGGCAGCGCGTGCGACAGTATGTGAGCGGTTCGGCTGTCTTGTCCGCCACCCTTCCCGGCGACCAATGGGTCAGCACCACCATGGACACTCTGCCGGACCACTTCCTCAGTTCCAATAACGTCGAGCAAGTGGTCGACGACCTCAAGCAAATCGCCGCCTTACAGCCAAAAGATTCCCTGATCGATTGGTCGGCCGATCCGATCAACGGAACGGTGTTGTATCGCATCGTGACACACGATTCCCTGGCGCAAGGCTGCTTTTCAAAGATGGCGGGGGTGATGGCGGCCATGGGACTGGAAATTGTCTCGGCCGAAATCTGCACCACGAGCGATGGCATTGTTGTCGACAAATTCCGCGTCGTCGATCCGGAGCACCCCCAAGGGACTCCCCAAGTACGATTGGGAGAAATCAAACGTGTCATCCGTCAGGTTCTAGCCGGAGAGCGGACGGTCAAGTCGCTCTTTCAAACACGACGCTCCAAATCTGACAGCAGTTTGGTCGGGCCCGCGCCGTCGCCGCGGATCGTGTTCGACAACAACTCTTCAGAGACCTGCACAATTATCGACGTTTTTGCCCGCAACCGATTGGGCCTGCTGTACGCCATTACCGGCGCGCTCTTTGATCTGGGGCTTTCTGTGCAGTTAGCCAAAATTTCAACCTACGGCGAGAAGGCTGTCGACGTATTCTACGTCACCTGTGAAAATGGAAAACAATTGACCGATGCCGATCAATTACGTCATGTCGCTGAGGAATTGCGACAACGCATCGAGGATATTTGA
- the dgoD gene encoding galactonate dehydratase, whose amino-acid sequence MKITAVTPYAVGEDRNFFFVVIETDEGIHGIGEGGITWQEPAMGAAVNSLAPLLVGEDPFRTEHLWQVMFRSGFFPANRLGASAISAIDIALWDIKAKALGVPLYQLLGGRVRDRVVCYPHVKATETIDLPDAARQAAEEGWKFIRLELPVAPGKGVLEPSAAVRACVEDFAAVREAVGDDIEITVDVHTRLDPPEAIRLCRELEPYRPYFVEDPLRMENFDSFRKLARHVHVPLAAGEQYATKWEFRQQIEEELIDYARIDVCIVGGITEALKVAGWCETHYIKLAPHNPLGPVSTAACLHLDLATSYFGVQELPRLPGNVLSDLFPVQVPYEAGHLLPPTEPGLGVEIDLDALSKYPPIDGGSCPRLRRADGSFTNW is encoded by the coding sequence ATGAAAATCACAGCTGTGACCCCATACGCCGTTGGTGAAGATCGCAATTTCTTTTTTGTGGTGATCGAAACCGACGAGGGGATCCACGGTATCGGCGAAGGAGGGATCACTTGGCAAGAACCAGCCATGGGGGCCGCCGTCAATTCCTTAGCTCCGCTATTGGTAGGTGAAGACCCGTTTCGCACCGAACATCTGTGGCAAGTGATGTTCCGCAGCGGATTTTTCCCCGCCAATCGACTCGGAGCCTCCGCCATCAGCGCCATCGATATTGCTCTGTGGGATATCAAAGCCAAGGCGTTGGGTGTGCCGCTGTATCAACTCCTGGGGGGCCGTGTGCGTGACCGGGTTGTCTGTTATCCCCACGTGAAAGCGACTGAGACGATTGATCTCCCCGATGCCGCCCGCCAAGCGGCTGAGGAGGGTTGGAAGTTTATTCGCCTCGAGCTTCCGGTCGCGCCGGGGAAGGGCGTGTTGGAGCCCTCAGCGGCAGTGCGTGCTTGTGTAGAGGATTTCGCGGCGGTGCGGGAGGCGGTCGGCGACGATATCGAGATCACTGTCGACGTGCACACCCGTCTCGATCCCCCCGAGGCAATCCGGCTATGCCGCGAGCTTGAGCCGTATCGCCCCTATTTTGTCGAGGACCCGCTACGAATGGAGAACTTCGACAGTTTCCGCAAACTGGCGCGGCACGTGCATGTTCCGTTGGCTGCTGGCGAACAGTATGCGACGAAATGGGAGTTTCGCCAACAAATCGAAGAGGAACTGATCGACTACGCGCGGATTGACGTTTGCATCGTGGGTGGAATCACCGAAGCCCTCAAAGTGGCCGGCTGGTGCGAAACACACTACATCAAACTCGCCCCCCACAACCCACTCGGCCCCGTCTCGACGGCCGCCTGTTTGCATTTGGATTTGGCAACCAGTTATTTCGGCGTCCAGGAATTACCGCGACTGCCGGGCAACGTCTTGTCCGATTTGTTCCCAGTCCAAGTCCCCTATGAAGCCGGGCACCTCCTCCCCCCAACGGAACCGGGCCTCGGCGTGGAAATCGATTTGGATGCGCTCTCCAAATACCCACCAATCGACGGCGGCAGTTGCCCGCGACTACGGCGCGCGGATGGTTCGTTTACGAATTGGTAA